The following proteins are co-located in the [Pasteurella] mairii genome:
- the torC gene encoding cytochrome c-type protein TorC, with product MKIIQTIKRVFFTKKFAALLLAAIVGAAGWQLFNDGLEYTSQEEFCVSCHSMQQPQQELKQTVHWSNAKGVTATCADCHLPHDKLNKYIRKVQALKEVYAEMTSKFAGEGEFDKHRLEMAEREWARMSANGSKECKTCHNYQRMDFTKMSALARNAMKPAAERDQSCIDCHKGIAHHLPKVTKNTDMGTLSKFEHLVVNSLTPAKNYYTKSKVELFADEAMTQNIGSLEAAVPVTFVKAGEKADLIELKMWRKAKGFGRIWYNDFGKNITDAILTKAFMSAKPQFEVIESKDDPITGLTWQNVKMQVWIAKSNLIENISAVWDDAENSYKTQCSTCHKQPEVTHFDSNTWIGLFKGMVGFTNMNKETANEVLRYLQMHSSDFNSHAENTPSENK from the coding sequence ATGAAAATAATCCAAACAATAAAACGGGTCTTTTTTACTAAAAAATTTGCCGCTTTGCTGTTAGCTGCAATCGTGGGAGCAGCTGGTTGGCAGTTATTTAATGATGGTCTTGAATATACCAGTCAAGAGGAATTTTGTGTCAGTTGTCATTCTATGCAGCAACCGCAACAAGAATTAAAACAGACTGTACACTGGTCTAATGCCAAAGGAGTAACAGCAACTTGCGCAGATTGCCACTTGCCACATGACAAATTAAACAAATATATCCGCAAAGTACAAGCTTTGAAAGAGGTTTACGCTGAAATGACTAGCAAATTTGCCGGCGAAGGAGAATTTGACAAACATCGTTTGGAAATGGCAGAACGGGAATGGGCAAGAATGTCGGCTAACGGTTCTAAAGAGTGTAAAACCTGCCATAACTATCAGCGTATGGATTTTACAAAAATGTCAGCGTTGGCACGTAATGCGATGAAACCTGCTGCAGAAAGAGACCAAAGTTGTATTGATTGTCATAAAGGCATTGCGCACCATCTGCCAAAAGTAACAAAAAATACTGATATGGGAACACTCTCTAAATTTGAACATTTGGTAGTAAATTCCTTAACTCCTGCGAAAAACTATTATACGAAAAGTAAAGTTGAGCTGTTCGCTGATGAAGCAATGACACAAAATATTGGGAGTTTGGAAGCAGCAGTTCCGGTTACTTTTGTGAAAGCCGGTGAGAAAGCTGATTTAATAGAACTAAAAATGTGGCGTAAAGCGAAAGGCTTTGGACGTATTTGGTACAATGATTTCGGAAAAAATATTACCGATGCAATCTTAACTAAAGCATTTATGTCAGCAAAACCTCAATTTGAAGTAATCGAAAGTAAAGATGACCCAATTACTGGATTAACTTGGCAGAATGTAAAAATGCAAGTATGGATTGCAAAATCAAATCTAATTGAAAATATTAGTGCAGTTTGGGATGATGCTGAAAATAGTTATAAAACACAATGTAGTACGTGCCACAAGCAGCCAGAGGTTACCCACTTTGATTCTAATACTTGGATTGGTTTATTCAAAGGGATGGTTGGGTTTACCAATATGAACAAAGAAACCGCCAACGAAGTACTGCGTTATTTACAAATGCATTCTTCAGATTTTAATTCACATGCTGAAAATACGCCTAGTGAGAATAAATAA
- the torA gene encoding trimethylamine-N-oxide reductase gives MEQSRRQFLKNISVMAATFTMPNFLIAKNAIENTKISEWKISGSHWGAIRAKVVNGKVCDIQPFEYDKYPTEMIKGIKGLIYSKSRIRYPMVRLNWLKKRQNSDVTQRGDNRFVRVTWDEALDLFYEELERIQQNYGPWALHTGNVGWRSTGQFHSCGNHMLRAIGMHGHSVGTMGDYSTGAGQTILPYVLGSTEVYSQGTSWEIILQESKNIIFWASDPVKNLQVGWNCETHEAYAYLEQLKQKVADGSINVICVDPVKSKTQNYLACTHQYVNPQTDVAFMLALAHTLYIENLYDKQFIDMYTIGFEKFLPYLLGESEDNVAKTPEWAEKICAIPAEEIRQFARMLVAKRTQLIFGWAIQRQQHGEQPYWMGAVLAAMLGQIGLPGGGISYAHHYSSIGIPESGAAMPGSFPLNIDEGQQPKYDNTDYKGYSAAIPVARASDSLLFAGKTIDYNGQKIVYAPYKMAIFTGCNQWHRHSERNKMKRAFQQLETVVSINYSWTATCRFSDIVLPACTPFERNDIDAYGSYSNRGIIAMQKLVDPLYQSRSDFEIFRELCRRFGKEKEYCRNMDEMDWVEKLYEDCRKENQGKFDMPPFAQFWQQGYVLFPQGKPWVRHADFREDPELHALGTPSGFIEIFSNKIASYGYADCKGHPMWFEKIERSHGGPQSDKFTFWLQSVHPDKRLHSQLCESEELRNTYTIQGREPLFIHPEDAKKRGIQHGDLVRVYNDRGQAIAGAHISDNMSIGVLRLQEGAWYSPLDEKIGAIDTYGDPNTMTLDIGTSRLAQAVSSNTCLVNIEKYQGNAPQPTGFNGPIEIEL, from the coding sequence ATGGAACAATCTCGTCGTCAGTTTTTAAAAAATATATCTGTAATGGCAGCGACTTTTACCATGCCAAACTTTCTTATCGCAAAAAATGCCATTGAGAATACGAAAATATCTGAATGGAAAATAAGTGGCTCTCATTGGGGAGCTATTCGTGCCAAAGTGGTAAACGGAAAGGTCTGTGATATACAACCGTTTGAATACGATAAATATCCTACTGAAATGATTAAAGGGATTAAAGGACTGATTTACAGTAAATCCAGAATTCGTTACCCGATGGTGAGATTGAACTGGCTAAAAAAACGCCAAAATAGCGATGTAACACAACGAGGCGATAACCGGTTTGTACGTGTAACTTGGGATGAAGCACTGGATTTATTTTATGAGGAACTTGAACGTATTCAGCAAAACTACGGACCGTGGGCATTACATACCGGTAATGTTGGTTGGCGTTCAACCGGTCAATTCCACAGTTGCGGTAACCATATGCTTAGAGCAATTGGAATGCACGGACACAGTGTCGGCACAATGGGAGATTATTCAACTGGTGCAGGACAGACTATCTTACCTTACGTACTAGGTTCAACCGAAGTTTATTCACAAGGTACTTCTTGGGAAATCATCCTACAAGAAAGTAAAAACATTATCTTCTGGGCAAGCGATCCGGTGAAAAATTTGCAAGTTGGTTGGAATTGTGAGACTCATGAAGCTTATGCTTATTTAGAACAATTGAAACAAAAAGTTGCAGATGGAAGCATTAATGTCATTTGCGTCGATCCGGTAAAAAGTAAAACACAAAATTATTTAGCCTGTACCCACCAATATGTTAATCCGCAAACTGATGTAGCATTCATGTTAGCTCTTGCTCATACTTTATATATTGAGAATTTGTATGATAAGCAATTTATTGACATGTATACCATTGGATTTGAGAAATTTCTCCCCTATTTATTGGGCGAAAGTGAAGATAACGTCGCAAAAACCCCAGAATGGGCAGAGAAGATTTGTGCCATCCCTGCAGAAGAAATTCGCCAATTTGCTCGTATGTTAGTAGCAAAACGTACCCAACTCATTTTTGGCTGGGCAATTCAACGTCAACAACATGGTGAACAACCATACTGGATGGGAGCGGTACTCGCAGCAATGTTAGGACAAATTGGTTTACCTGGCGGAGGAATAAGCTATGCGCATCATTACAGTTCCATTGGTATTCCCGAGTCCGGTGCGGCAATGCCAGGTTCTTTTCCTCTCAATATAGATGAAGGACAACAACCGAAGTATGATAACACAGATTATAAGGGATACAGCGCTGCAATTCCTGTTGCAAGGGCTTCCGACTCCTTACTTTTTGCCGGAAAAACCATTGATTACAATGGTCAAAAAATTGTATATGCGCCTTATAAAATGGCGATTTTCACCGGCTGTAACCAATGGCATCGCCATTCAGAACGCAACAAAATGAAACGTGCTTTCCAACAATTGGAGACTGTTGTATCAATTAACTATAGCTGGACTGCAACCTGTCGTTTCTCTGATATTGTGCTTCCCGCCTGCACACCGTTTGAGCGAAATGATATTGATGCTTATGGCTCATACAGTAATCGTGGCATTATTGCTATGCAAAAACTGGTTGATCCGTTATATCAATCTCGTTCGGATTTTGAGATTTTCCGAGAGCTTTGTCGACGTTTTGGTAAGGAAAAGGAATACTGTCGCAATATGGATGAAATGGATTGGGTTGAGAAGCTTTACGAAGATTGCCGCAAAGAAAACCAAGGCAAATTTGATATGCCTCCGTTTGCTCAATTCTGGCAACAAGGTTATGTATTATTTCCACAAGGAAAACCTTGGGTTCGTCATGCTGATTTCCGAGAAGATCCAGAGTTACACGCCTTAGGTACACCATCAGGATTTATTGAAATCTTTAGCAATAAAATAGCTAGTTATGGTTATGCTGACTGTAAAGGACACCCGATGTGGTTTGAAAAAATAGAGCGTTCTCACGGTGGTCCACAGTCAGATAAATTTACCTTTTGGCTTCAATCGGTTCACCCAGATAAACGTTTACATTCACAATTATGTGAATCTGAGGAGCTACGCAATACCTATACTATACAAGGACGGGAACCGCTATTTATCCACCCTGAAGATGCAAAAAAACGAGGCATTCAACATGGCGATCTTGTTCGTGTATATAACGATCGTGGACAAGCAATAGCTGGTGCGCATATCTCCGACAATATGTCTATAGGCGTGCTGCGTTTACAAGAGGGGGCTTGGTACTCCCCGTTGGATGAAAAAATTGGTGCTATTGATACTTATGGCGATCCAAATACGATGACGCTCGACATCGGCACATCCCGTTTAGCCCAAGCTGTATCTTCTAATACCTGTTTAGTTAATATCGAAAAATATCAAGGCAATGCGCCACAACCTACAGGTTTTAACGGACCGATAGAAATCGAATTATGA
- the torD gene encoding chaperone protein torD produces MIALSYEEKDFLYSWLKNLLSHELTEEQLIQYQLGEFSPLFEFLSAQGMAEEMRLIRNELMKLYKIPFSHLELAADFSQLFLLDLTASALPYASAYLEGNALTKHLAFLDKLLSALQLAINKTTKEPSDHLAVYLEILIHLEKNGDNAQVVHFINAYFLPWLKPFYHKACSIHTQTRFYQHVIMLLLTLLTNRISETISSQ; encoded by the coding sequence ATGATAGCATTATCTTACGAAGAAAAAGATTTCCTCTATTCATGGCTTAAAAATCTTTTAAGTCATGAATTGACGGAAGAACAACTAATACAATATCAGCTGGGGGAATTTTCCCCGCTGTTTGAGTTCCTATCTGCACAAGGTATGGCAGAAGAAATGCGGCTAATCCGTAATGAACTGATGAAATTATACAAAATTCCATTTTCGCATTTAGAATTAGCCGCCGATTTTTCCCAACTTTTTCTATTAGATTTAACTGCCAGCGCGCTTCCTTACGCCTCGGCTTATTTAGAAGGAAATGCCTTAACCAAACATTTGGCTTTTTTAGATAAATTATTATCAGCTTTACAACTTGCCATCAATAAAACCACCAAAGAACCGAGTGATCATTTAGCAGTCTATCTTGAAATCTTGATTCATTTAGAAAAAAATGGCGATAATGCTCAAGTGGTCCATTTTATTAACGCTTACTTTTTGCCCTGGTTAAAACCGTTCTACCATAAAGCATGTTCAATTCATACACAGACCCGTTTTTACCAACATGTCATCATGTTACTACTCACATTGTTGACGAACCGAATAAGCGAGACAATCTCGTCACAATGA
- the gmhA_1 gene encoding phosphoheptose isomerase produces the protein MYLAQIKAELVEAQDVLNKFINDENNMKLIQQAALLISDSFKQGGKVLSCGNGGSHCDAMHFAEELTGRYRENRPGYPAIAISDVSHLSCVSNDFGYDYVFSRYVEAVGQKGDVLFGLSTSGNSKNVLNAIQAAKEKGMKVIAMTGKDGGKMAGLADVEIRVPHFGYADRIQEIHIKVIHILMMLIEFEMVKAA, from the coding sequence ATGTACTTAGCTCAAATCAAAGCTGAATTGGTGGAAGCGCAAGATGTATTAAATAAATTTATTAATGATGAAAATAATATGAAATTAATTCAGCAGGCGGCGCTGTTAATTTCTGACAGTTTTAAACAAGGCGGCAAAGTATTGTCTTGCGGAAATGGCGGATCTCATTGTGATGCAATGCATTTTGCCGAAGAATTAACCGGTCGCTATCGGGAAAACCGCCCAGGTTATCCAGCAATTGCGATTTCTGATGTGAGTCATTTAAGTTGCGTGAGTAATGATTTCGGCTATGATTATGTGTTTTCCCGCTATGTGGAAGCCGTGGGGCAAAAAGGCGACGTGCTATTTGGTTTATCCACTTCAGGAAATTCAAAAAATGTGTTGAATGCTATTCAAGCGGCAAAAGAAAAAGGCATGAAAGTCATTGCGATGACCGGTAAAGACGGGGGCAAAATGGCGGGATTGGCGGATGTAGAAATTCGTGTGCCGCATTTTGGTTACGCCGATCGTATTCAGGAAATTCATATTAAAGTTATTCATATTTTGATGATGTTGATTGAATTTGAAATGGTAAAAGCAGCTTAA
- the mfd gene encoding transcription-repair-coupling factor, protein MKYFNLDIPIQPQDHKIIGNVLAGADSLAIAEIAEQYAGLTVVVTPDTKSAVRLERVLTEFSRLPVTFFPDWETLPYDNFSPHQNITSARLSALFYLQNVKQGILILAISTLMQRLCPPDFLQQNVLLIKKGDNLLIDKLRLQLESAGYRAVEQVLEHGEYAVRGALLDLFPMGSAVPFRLDFFDDEIDSIRIFDVDTQRTQTEIEAINLLPAHEFPTDNKGIEFFRTQFRETFGEIRRDPEHIYQQISKGTLAAGIEYWQPLFFNQMASLFSYLPTHTLFVELEQLQEQGARFYQDAQQRFESRRIDPMRPLLPPEQLWLTLEDVNRQLKYYPRLSLKTEKVRTSVRQKNLPLQALPQLTIQSQQKEPLQLLRQFIEQFSGNLLFSVETEGRRETLLDLLQPLKLKPKQVAQFSAAKEKINLLVSRLDRGFILEQDVPLAVICETELLGERVQQRTRDKRKSVNPDTLIRNLAELKIGQPVVHLEHGVGRYGGLVTLENAGMAAEYLLLNYANQAKLYVPVASLHLISRYVGGSDETAPLHKLGSDAWVKTRHKAAEKIRDVAAELLDVYAQREAKKGFAFHYDRDEFRQFSATFPFEETQDQEMAINAVIADMCQPKAMDRLVCGDVGFGKTEVAMRAAFLAVMNHKQVAVLVPTTLLAQQHYDNFKDRFANLPVNVEVLSRFKTAKEQKQILQNLAEGKVDILIGTHKLIQSDVKFHDLGLLIIDEEHRFGVRQKEKFKQLRANIDILTLTATPIPRTLNMAMNGIRDLSIISTPPARRLSIKTFVRQADDNVVREAILREILRGGQVYYLHNDVASIENCAEKLTALVPEARITIGHGQMRERELERVMSDFYHQRFNVLVCSTIIETGIDVPTANTIIIERADHFGLAQLHQLRGRVGRSHHQAYAYLLTPHPKMMTKDALKRLEALESLDNLGAGFMLATHDLEIRGAGELLGDEQSGQIESIGFALYMELLESAVNALKEGREPSLDELTQQQVEIDLRLPALLPEDYLGDVNMRLSFYKRIAGVSHKPQLDELKVELIDRFGLLPEAAKNLMRIAELRLAAKVLKITKIDATLQGGFIEFAANADLDPMKFITLIQQQPTVFKFDGPTKFRFNTALNEHKVRLEFVENLLKQLLE, encoded by the coding sequence ATGAAGTATTTTAATCTCGATATTCCCATTCAACCGCAAGATCATAAAATTATCGGCAACGTACTTGCCGGCGCTGACAGTCTTGCTATCGCTGAAATTGCTGAACAATATGCCGGTTTAACGGTAGTGGTGACGCCGGATACCAAAAGTGCGGTGCGTTTGGAGCGAGTTTTAACGGAATTTTCTCGTCTGCCGGTCACCTTTTTTCCCGATTGGGAAACCTTGCCTTATGATAATTTTTCGCCCCACCAAAATATTACGTCGGCACGTTTAAGTGCTTTATTTTATTTACAAAATGTCAAACAAGGCATTTTGATTTTAGCTATTTCCACGTTGATGCAACGCTTATGCCCGCCGGATTTTTTACAACAAAATGTGTTATTAATTAAAAAAGGCGATAATTTGCTGATTGATAAATTGCGTTTGCAATTGGAAAGTGCGGGTTATCGCGCGGTGGAGCAAGTCTTGGAACATGGTGAATATGCGGTGCGTGGCGCTTTATTGGATTTGTTTCCGATGGGAAGTGCGGTGCCTTTTCGCTTAGATTTTTTTGATGATGAAATCGACAGTATCCGTATTTTTGATGTAGATACGCAGCGCACACAAACGGAAATTGAAGCCATTAATTTACTGCCGGCACACGAGTTTCCGACAGATAACAAGGGGATCGAATTTTTCCGCACCCAATTTCGGGAGACATTCGGCGAAATCCGTCGCGATCCGGAACATATTTATCAACAGATCAGCAAAGGCACCCTCGCGGCGGGGATTGAGTATTGGCAACCTTTATTTTTCAATCAGATGGCAAGCCTATTTTCTTATTTGCCGACGCATACGCTGTTTGTGGAATTGGAGCAACTGCAAGAACAAGGCGCGCGTTTTTATCAAGATGCGCAGCAACGTTTTGAAAGTCGTCGCATTGATCCGATGCGTCCGTTATTACCGCCGGAGCAGCTGTGGTTGACCCTAGAAGATGTCAACCGCCAACTCAAATATTATCCACGTTTGAGTTTAAAAACGGAAAAGGTGCGAACCTCTGTGCGGCAGAAAAATTTGCCGCTGCAAGCCTTGCCTCAATTGACTATTCAATCGCAACAAAAAGAACCGTTGCAATTGTTGCGACAATTTATCGAGCAATTTTCTGGTAATCTTTTATTTTCCGTGGAAACAGAAGGACGGCGAGAAACCCTGTTGGATTTGTTGCAACCGTTAAAATTAAAGCCGAAACAAGTGGCACAATTTTCGGCAGCAAAAGAGAAAATTAACTTACTTGTCAGTCGCTTAGATCGTGGCTTTATTCTCGAACAAGACGTGCCTTTGGCGGTGATTTGTGAAACGGAATTATTGGGCGAGCGGGTGCAGCAACGGACGCGCGACAAACGAAAATCCGTCAATCCGGATACCCTTATTCGCAATTTGGCTGAATTAAAAATTGGGCAGCCGGTCGTACATTTGGAACATGGGGTGGGACGCTATGGCGGTTTGGTGACTTTGGAAAATGCGGGGATGGCGGCAGAATATTTGCTGTTAAATTATGCAAACCAAGCCAAATTATATGTGCCGGTGGCATCCTTGCATTTAATCAGTCGTTATGTTGGTGGTTCGGATGAAACCGCACCATTGCATAAATTAGGCAGTGATGCTTGGGTTAAAACACGACACAAAGCGGCGGAGAAAATCCGTGATGTCGCGGCTGAATTATTAGACGTGTATGCCCAACGGGAGGCGAAAAAAGGGTTTGCATTTCACTATGATCGCGATGAATTTCGCCAATTTTCCGCCACGTTTCCATTTGAAGAAACCCAAGATCAAGAGATGGCGATTAATGCGGTAATTGCTGATATGTGCCAGCCGAAAGCTATGGATCGTTTGGTGTGTGGCGATGTGGGGTTTGGTAAAACAGAAGTGGCAATGCGCGCGGCATTTTTAGCGGTGATGAATCATAAACAGGTGGCGGTGTTGGTGCCGACTACCTTATTGGCGCAACAGCATTATGATAATTTTAAGGATCGGTTTGCTAATTTGCCGGTGAATGTCGAAGTCTTGTCGCGCTTTAAGACTGCCAAGGAGCAGAAGCAAATTTTGCAAAATTTAGCGGAAGGGAAGGTCGATATTTTGATCGGAACGCATAAATTGATTCAATCTGATGTGAAATTTCATGATCTCGGGTTGTTGATCATTGATGAAGAACACCGCTTTGGCGTGCGTCAAAAGGAAAAATTTAAACAATTGCGTGCCAATATTGATATTTTGACCCTCACCGCCACGCCGATTCCGCGCACCTTAAATATGGCGATGAACGGTATTCGTGATTTGTCGATTATTTCTACGCCACCGGCGCGTCGCTTGAGTATCAAAACCTTTGTGCGCCAAGCGGACGATAATGTCGTGCGCGAGGCGATTTTGCGCGAAATTTTGCGCGGTGGACAGGTATATTATTTGCATAATGATGTAGCGAGTATTGAAAATTGTGCAGAAAAATTGACCGCACTTGTACCAGAAGCACGGATTACGATTGGGCATGGGCAAATGCGCGAACGCGAGCTGGAACGGGTGATGTCGGATTTTTATCATCAGCGTTTTAATGTATTGGTTTGTTCGACGATTATTGAAACCGGGATTGATGTGCCAACCGCCAATACGATTATTATTGAACGCGCCGATCATTTTGGGCTGGCGCAATTGCATCAATTGCGCGGGCGTGTCGGTCGTTCACATCATCAAGCCTATGCTTATTTATTAACGCCACATCCCAAAATGATGACTAAAGATGCATTGAAGCGCTTGGAAGCGTTGGAAAGTTTGGATAATTTGGGCGCCGGTTTTATGTTGGCGACTCATGATTTGGAAATTCGCGGCGCTGGTGAATTGTTGGGAGATGAGCAAAGCGGGCAAATTGAAAGTATCGGCTTTGCGTTGTATATGGAATTGTTAGAAAGTGCGGTCAATGCGTTAAAAGAGGGGCGCGAACCATCATTGGATGAATTGACGCAACAACAAGTGGAAATTGATTTGCGGCTGCCGGCATTGTTACCGGAAGATTATTTAGGCGATGTGAATATGCGCTTGTCTTTTTATAAACGTATCGCCGGCGTGAGCCATAAACCTCAATTAGATGAGCTGAAAGTGGAGCTTATTGATCGTTTTGGATTATTGCCGGAAGCAGCGAAAAACCTAATGCGCATCGCGGAATTGCGTCTGGCGGCGAAAGTATTAAAAATTACGAAAATTGATGCCACTTTACAAGGCGGATTTATTGAATTTGCGGCAAATGCGGATTTGGATCCGATGAAATTTATTACGTTAATTCAACAACAACCGACCGTGTTTAAATTTGATGGACCGACGAAATTCCGTTTCAATACAGCGTTGAACGAGCATAAAGTGCGGTTGGAATTTGTCGAGAATTTGCTAAAACAGTTACTAGAATAA